A region from the Pseudomonas sp. KU26590 genome encodes:
- a CDS encoding S1 RNA-binding domain-containing protein: MALVGRYNSLQVVKHTNFGLYLDGTQDGEILLPNRYIPKDIPSEDEDWLNVFIYLDSDDKLIATTEKPKVQVGEFASLKVVEVNSIGIFLDWGLPKDLLLPYSEEKQPLKAGDYCVVHVYLDKHTRRITATTRLDRYLDKVPANYSVGQEVDLLVAEETAMGFKAIINNKHWGLIHKNEVFKFLRSGKQEKGFIKEVRSDGNISLSLQPVGEQLASSLNAQILGKLRDNNGVLPVSDKSDPQVISNLFGVSKGNFKKAIGALYKQGQIVIHADRIELV, encoded by the coding sequence ATGGCTTTAGTCGGGCGCTACAACAGTTTGCAAGTGGTTAAACACACGAACTTCGGTTTATATCTGGATGGGACGCAAGATGGCGAAATCTTGCTGCCCAATCGATATATCCCCAAAGATATTCCCAGCGAAGATGAAGACTGGCTCAACGTCTTTATTTATCTGGACAGCGATGACAAGTTAATCGCCACCACCGAAAAACCCAAGGTTCAGGTCGGTGAATTTGCCAGCCTCAAAGTGGTTGAAGTCAACAGCATTGGCATCTTTCTGGATTGGGGACTGCCCAAGGATTTGCTGCTGCCGTACTCGGAAGAAAAGCAGCCGCTGAAAGCCGGCGACTACTGCGTGGTGCATGTCTACCTCGACAAGCACACGCGCCGCATCACCGCGACCACGCGTCTGGATCGTTATCTGGACAAGGTGCCGGCCAACTATTCAGTGGGCCAGGAAGTCGACTTGCTGGTAGCCGAAGAGACCGCGATGGGTTTCAAGGCGATCATCAACAACAAGCACTGGGGGCTGATTCACAAGAACGAAGTGTTCAAGTTCCTGCGTTCGGGCAAACAGGAAAAAGGCTTCATCAAGGAAGTGCGCAGCGACGGCAACATCAGCCTGAGCCTGCAGCCGGTGGGCGAACAGCTTGCCAGCAGCCTCAACGCGCAGATCCTCGGCAAGTTGCGTGACAACAACGGCGTCTTGCCCGTCAGCGACAAGAGCGATCCGCAGGTCATCAGTAACCTGTTCGGCGTCAGCAAAGGCAACTTCAAGAAAGCGATCGGCGCGCTGTACAAACAGGGCCAGATCGTCATTCACGCCGACCGTATCGAACTGGTCTGA